One window from the genome of Amycolatopsis sp. NBC_01480 encodes:
- a CDS encoding S53 family peptidase, producing MSPSRGKTLVRALAAAVLAAAAVVPLSLVTATSAEATPLLRGGLVNFACSASGQLHCLGKAVKSPKGSGPLLTSTPVGYGPAEIQAAYNLGGLHGDGRTVAIVDAMDAPTAEADLAQFRSARGLSPCTTANGCFKKVNQNGAAGPLPAGDYGWAEEISLDLDAVSSTCPDCHILLVEASSADTDPLMTAVDTAAATPGVVAISNSYGGTEDPTITAADAHLNHPGIAVTASSGDSGYGVSWPASSPYVTAVGGTTLSKAAGTTRGWSETTWSGSGSGCSTIETKPAWQHDTGCAKRTVADVAAVADPNTGLGVYDTYNSCGSSAFCDLLLSLGLAQGADGWVQVGGTSLSSPVIASVYALAGNSVTAGSAPYAHPEGLYDVTSGNNGSCGGSYLCTAGAGYDGPTGLGTPHGTTAF from the coding sequence ATGTCACCCTCTCGCGGCAAAACCCTGGTCCGTGCGCTCGCGGCGGCAGTGCTGGCCGCGGCCGCCGTCGTCCCGCTTTCCCTGGTCACCGCGACGAGCGCCGAGGCGACGCCGCTCCTGCGTGGTGGTCTGGTGAACTTCGCCTGCTCGGCCTCGGGGCAGCTGCACTGCCTCGGCAAGGCGGTGAAGTCGCCGAAGGGCAGCGGCCCGCTGCTCACCTCGACCCCGGTCGGCTACGGGCCGGCCGAGATCCAGGCCGCGTACAACCTCGGCGGGCTCCACGGGGACGGCCGCACCGTCGCGATCGTCGACGCGATGGACGCGCCGACCGCCGAGGCCGACCTCGCGCAGTTCCGCTCCGCACGCGGGCTTTCCCCGTGCACCACGGCGAACGGCTGCTTCAAGAAGGTCAACCAGAACGGCGCGGCGGGCCCGCTGCCCGCCGGCGACTACGGCTGGGCCGAAGAGATCAGCCTCGACCTCGACGCCGTCTCGTCGACCTGCCCGGACTGCCACATCCTGCTCGTCGAAGCGAGTTCCGCGGACACCGACCCGCTGATGACGGCCGTCGACACCGCCGCCGCGACCCCGGGCGTCGTGGCCATCTCCAACAGCTACGGCGGCACCGAGGACCCGACCATCACCGCCGCCGACGCCCACCTGAACCACCCGGGCATCGCCGTCACCGCGTCTTCCGGCGACTCCGGCTACGGCGTCAGCTGGCCCGCGTCCTCGCCGTACGTCACCGCCGTCGGCGGCACCACGCTGAGCAAGGCGGCGGGCACCACCCGCGGCTGGTCGGAAACCACGTGGTCGGGCAGCGGCAGCGGCTGCTCCACGATCGAGACGAAACCCGCGTGGCAGCACGACACCGGCTGTGCGAAGCGGACCGTCGCGGACGTCGCCGCGGTGGCCGACCCGAACACCGGGCTGGGCGTCTACGACACGTACAACAGCTGCGGCAGCTCGGCTTTCTGCGACCTGCTGCTCTCGCTCGGGCTCGCTCAGGGCGCCGACGGCTGGGTGCAGGTCGGCGGCACCAGCCTGTCCTCGCCGGTGATCGCGAGCGTGTACGCGCTGGCCGGGAACTCCGTCACCGCCGGATCCGCGCCGTACGCGCACCCCGAGGGCCTGTACGACGTCACGTCCGGCAACAACGGCAGCTGCGGCGGCTCGTACCTGTGCACCGCGGGCGCGGGCTACGACGGCCCGACCGGGCTCGGCACCCCGCACGGCACGACGGCGTTCTGA